One region of Ostrinia nubilalis chromosome 14, ilOstNubi1.1, whole genome shotgun sequence genomic DNA includes:
- the LOC135077926 gene encoding keratin-associated protein 21-1-like — protein MKLFVALCAVLAVAMAGEARDKRGIYGGGHSGYSGIGGYSGGYSGGYSGGYSGGYSGGYSAPAISHRVVAVNKVVSVPKVVSVPQVVHVRKVVSVPQVVTVKQVVSSPSYGGGFGGGYGGGYGGGYGGGYGGGYGGGYGGGYGGGYGGGYGGGHGSSSGWW, from the exons ATGAAACTCTTT GTAGCCCTGTGCGCCGTACTGGCCGTAGCGATGGCCGGAGAAGCCCGTGACAAGCGCGGCATTTACGGCGGCGGCCACTCCGGCTATTCCGGAATCGGTGGCTACTCCGGCGGCTATTCTGGCGGCTACTCTGGCGGCTACTCTGGTGGCTACTCTGGCGGCTACTCTGCGCCTGCCATCAGCCATCGCGTTGTAGCCGTCAACAAAGTCGTGAGCGTACCCAAAGTGGTCTCCGTACCCCAGGTCGTGCACGTCCGCAAAGTGGTCTCAGTCCCCCAGGTGGTCACAGTGAAGCAAGTGGTCTCATCCCCTAGCTACGGAGGCGGCTTCGGAGGCGGCTATGGAGGCGGCTACGGAGGCGGCTACGGAGGTGGCTATGGAGGTGGCTACGGAGGTGGTTACGGAGGTGGCTACGGAGGTGGTTACGGAGGTGGCTACGGAGGCGGCCACGGCTCCAGCAGTGGCTGGTGGTGA
- the LOC135077927 gene encoding glycine-rich protein 3-like, with protein sequence MKFILTALALVLLVSLASAGGFHGGWSSPVYRRVVYTVPSYSSGWSGGHGGGYGGGYGGGYGGGYGGGYGGGYGGGYGGGYGGGYGGGYGGGKGWNSGWW encoded by the exons ATGAAGTTCATT CTCACCGCCCTCGCCTTGGTGCTTTTGGTGAGCTTGGCGTCAGCCGGCGGCTTCCACGGCGGCTGGTCCTCGCCGGTGTACCGCCGCGTGGTGTACACAGTGCCGTCCTACAGCAGTGGCTGGTCCGGCGGCCACGGGGGCGGCTACGGGGGCGGCTACGGGGGCGGCTATGGAGGCGGCTACGGAGGCGGCTACGGCGGCGGCTACGGCGGCGGCTACGGCGGCGGCTACGGTGGCGGCTACGGCGGCGGCTACGGCGGCGGCAAAGGATGGAACAGCGGGTGGTGGTAG
- the LOC135077928 gene encoding pupal cuticle protein G1A-like produces MKLFICALLAWSAVAAARDKRGIYGEPGGLLSAPALHAPLHSAPLLSSASLHSAPLLSPSLHHAPVLSAAPIHSAPLYSHASLHSSPYEHASLHHEPLLSHASLHHDHASLLSHASLHHDHAPLLSHASLHSAPLLSHSSLHSAPVLSSHSLHSAPLLSSHSLHSAPLLSSHSLHSAPLLSSHSLHSAPLLSSHSLHHAPVLSAHSLHHAPLLSSHAHHAPLVSSYAHSAPVLKSYAPAPVLHSAPLLTAAVVKPVPLSYSASRYASGW; encoded by the coding sequence ATTTGTGCACTTCTGGCATGGTCAGCCGTGGCGGCGGCCCGCGACAAGCGCGGCATCTACGGCGAGCCGGGCGGTCTGCTCTCCGCGCCAGCTCTCCACGCACCACTACACTCTGCACCACTTCTCAGCTCAGCTTCGCTTCACTCCGCTCCGCTGCTGAGCCCGTCGCTCCACCACGCTCCAGTACTGAGTGCTGCGCCAATTCACTCGGCTCCACTGTACAGCCACGCGTCTCTGCACTCCTCGCCTTATGAGCACGCGTCCCTGCACCATGAGCCACTATTGAGCCACGCGTCGCTCCACCACGATCATGCGTCTCTGTTGAGCCACGCTTCTCTACACCACGATCACGCGCCCCTCTTGAGCCACGCCTCGCTTCACTCAGCACCACTTCTGAGCCACTCATCTTTGCATTCCGCTCCAGTACTAAGCTCTCACAGCCTTCATTCTGCTCCACTATTGAGCTCTCACAGTCTTCATTCTGCTCCACTATTGAGCTCTCACAGCCTTCATTCTGCTCCATTGTTGAGCTCTCACAGTCTCCATTCTGCTCCATTGTTGAGCTCTCACAGCCTTCATCATGCTCCAGTATTGAGCGCCCACAGTCTTCATCATGCTCCACTGCTGAGCTCTCACGCGCACCACGCTCCCCTCGTCAGTTCGTACGCGCATTCCGCTCCAGTTTTGAAGAGCTACGCGCCGGCTCCTGTGCTCCACTCCGCTCCATTGTTGACCGCCGCAGTTGTCAAACCTGTCCCATTATCGTACTCCGCGTCTCGTTATGCCTCAGGATGGTGA